Below is a window of Arabidopsis thaliana chromosome 2, partial sequence DNA.
agaaagTGCAAACCAGTTAGAAAATGGTTTGGGAGGAATTGATCACAGCTTAGAGATGATGAAGCTAAAGCTGTAAAGACAGCTTTTTAATTGCTCCTCTTGTTGGATATCGCGTTTTTTTGGGTGGTGGCCAATTAAGTTGCAaatgatgtatatatgtttctatCTAAAGTGGTCGTTTTCGCCATCACAGGTTCATGAAAATACATGTGTTCTCATGATCTTGACACCACTTTATTGAAAACActtcaataaaaattaaaattatctaCTTCATTTGTGTgatttacaatatttttggtataattttgtgttatttacATATTGTGAAACTGTATTTCAATGTTGCTATATATACACTCCATGTCCAGGGGTATAAACCACAACTTCTCCAATGTCATAATAAGActataatgtatatatgtatttccTATATATTGCTTACTTTGGGGTTAATGGTTATTTCAGAATAGAAATGAATATAGAGTTGACTTGGTGAAGGGTCGGATATTTATAGAATAATCACATCGAAAAGTGTCTTAGAAATGCTAAGAAGAAGTTAGTGTGTGATTGCTGTTTCGTTTGGGTCAATTTCTTTGAGGCTTTATCATCCCCACTAGACATTAATATAATGTAATAGATTTTCTAGATTATTCTCATTCAAACTTGTCAAATCGATTAGGGTAAGAAATCCATTTCATGTCTCGATATACCGTGGAATCTTTGTTCCCACCATAGATGTATGTgtgtgaaaaaagaaattcacctaattaaatcaaattttctctaTCACCTACGTCTGCTGGTGCGTGCCGGTTGGCACTTGATCTACTAGGCTGTCGGATATCTATGTAAAAATCAAGCATAAACATtgtaaactaattaattaaacttgattaacagaaaataaatcagAACAAGTACTAGATTCATATGCTAACTAATGTATTGGCTACAAATACCACTTAATTTGAATCTATAACTAACCCACGGTGTAGTAAATACTTGGTTTCATTATAGTTTCCCAAAGTCTAAGTGAAAGTTGTGGTGTCTATACTATTTGTTCTCAAAGTCTCCAAGTATGGTGTCTATATGTTCTCAAAGTCTCTCAATTCTcagatattttgttgttgtaactaacgaaaaatcaaaactaattattCTATTGACTACGTAGAGAATGAttctaataaatatatatatatatatatatatatatattttaataatggTAAGCTAGCTTTAATGCTTGCCTAACAAAAGctttttgtgtatataaaatacattgtCTAGTAaaaattttgcttttgatcTTACTTCTTATGCCATAAATTAATTACTAGGTAGAATGTTAACTATATTATTAAAGCAGTCGGTAAATCCTTTCAACGTAGAAATAGTGGTGATATCAAAGGATTCCAAAAAGTTTGCAAGTAGATCActgatacaaaagaaaaaaagaatatgtacATATTTCgttttgattgaataaatacaacattcaaaagaaaagagttttctAATGCTAAAAAATATGGATGTTGAAATGTGTAAGCATGGTTGGTAGCCTCACTGGCCTGTTCTTCTGTTGTGCCAGGAGGCCTTTTAGAGATTGTATGTTACCTTTGGGTTTCAAAGTTGGGAGTCCAAAATATTTCGATgatcttttctattttcttgaGTTTGGTAGACATTATGAACTATACAACCGCCCAAATGTCGTCACTATtgataatgttaaattataacCCAACAAGctaatattcatttttaaaaaggctTCATAAGAACACAAAGACCTCATAAAAAAGTATAAACGGGGTTCTTTGGTGCCACCACTCTTCTaaacaaaacaccaaacaaaaaacagagaaagtgaAAGCAAGAACATAAACGATGATATAAAAACTACGATCCTCAGCCTCTTTCTTCAGTACTTGTAATCCTTAACGTGAAGGCTCTCAGCTGCACCTTCACCGAGCTTAGCATCACCCTTGTAAGCACCAAGTGTTGCTTCAGAGTTAGCTTTGCATCTGACCAAGAACGCTTCTTGAGCCTTCTTCACATTCTCCTCTTTTCCTCCCCAAGTCTTCAAAGTGCTCTGCTGCAACGCCCTTCCAAAGGAGAAAGACAACGACCAAGGCTTCTTTGTCTTCAACTGGTTCATCGCGTTAAGGTTTCTTGTCGCCTCTTCCTCGCTCTGTCCACCAGACAAGAACACTATGGCTGGAACAGCAGCTGGAACTGTCCTCTGAAGAGCACGGACAGTGTGCTCAGCAATCACCTCTGGTGCAACCTTCGCACTCTCTGATCCTGGAGTAACCATGTTAGGTTTCAAGAGTGTTCCTTCTAGCAAGACATGGTGATCACTCAGAGCCTTGTAGCAAGCTGCAAGAACACGCTCTGTCACCGCGGCACACTTCTGAATGTCATGAGAGCCATCAACAAGAATCTCAGGCTCCACAATCGGCACAAGACCGTTCTCCTGACAAATGACAGCATACCTAGCCAATCCATAAGCGTTCTCATGGATAGCTAACTGAGATGGCTCATTAACACCAATCTTAAGAACCGCACGCCACTTGGCGAAACGAGCACCAGCCTCGTAGTATTTCTTGCAACGGTCACCAAGACCATCAAGACCTTGAGTAGTAGTCTCACCATTGGTTCCAGCAAGCTCAACGGTACCCTTATCAACCTTAATACCAGGCAAAACTCCTGCACTCTTCAACATATCAACAAAAGGCGTACCTGCATCACAACCAAAATCAACCCCAATCAAAGTCAACGATGATACACAGATTCAGACATATAGCGATGTTAAACTGTCAATTACCATCAGAGCTCTTCTGGTAAAGAGTTTCTTCAAAGAGGATAACACCACTGAGGCAAGGAAGAGCTCCAGGAGTAGTGAAGAGAAGCTCACGAAGAGCACGTCTGTTGGATTCAACGTTCTCAACGTTGATGCTAGCGAGACGTTTCCCAATAGTACCAGTTGATTCATCTGCCGCAAGGATACCTTTTCCAGGTGTTCCGATGTAAGCAGCGTTAGCAATCAGCTCATCTGCAAgagcaaaacccaaaaattagACTCGTATAGTCAGATCACTTAAACAACTAGTCCAAAGCCTTTATATAAACCTCAAAAACGTTAAACCGTAAGACCTAAAAACCAAATCGAAGACAGCTAAAATCATTCTGATGTGCGTGATCGGATAATCTATCAATTTTTAGTGCAGAAGACGAGATCGCATCAAAGTAGCACCGTATCAACGAAGAATCCAAACTTGTGACACAAATTAATATCGATTGTGCAGAAAATTGATAAACAGAGTactgagaaagagagatgaagtGTTACCGGCGAATTTGGAGGTGAAGGAAGACATggttgaagaagaatcgaTTTGGTGAAGAAAGTTGGATAAAgaaaggatgatgatgatgatgatgatgaagatgatggtgaATTTTGAGTTATATAGGAGAGAGTGATGGTAGCTTCCAGAAGATATTTTGGACTCTTCTCCAAGGTAAGCTTTTTCAGCCGTTGGATTGTTTATACTTTCTATGGGCCGTTTTTACTACTTCCGTGATTACTGGTTTGTAACTCTAATATTATAGTAACTTCTACCACGTTCTATTTAAGGTGTGACTTCGGCCTCACTACGGCCCATTGTAGCCCAATAATATTCCTCAGGTaaaatgattcaatttttgtttcccttgaaaaaaattgtgtttacAAAATGAGAAGTGAAGACTTTGAGATCTTGGAACCAAAAATTTAGAATTGATATTTATGTGAGACTGTGAGTAGTCTAATTCGGACAATGAATCATCAAATTCATTGTATCAATtcttttcaagtatttttCAGAATTTCAACTTCtagtgtttttatttattcatgaattctttcttgtttattttctatcCTGCCTTTTGAATTTTATCCCCTAGCTgcactttttattttgtttgtttgtttgaattttcaattttgttgcaATGTcctttccatttctttttttggaaatatcGAAAATGCtcctatcatcatcattgtcataaacaaaagttaataACTTTAGAAGATATTATTAGGCTATTAAATTAGGTACATTTATTTtagaagataacaaaaattatgtaCATTTTATCTTATGCATAGTTTGCCATCCACggttttgaatataaattttagttttgatgaACACAATTTGAATATCTCTTGCATTCTCACGAACATTTGGCagagaaaaaacacaaaaacatttgatcTAATCAACCTATCAGATATACCTAAATGCAACacaaaatattcttaaaattaaaatttcagaCAACGAAGAGTTAtgttaaaatgtttatttgtttatttggtcACTTTTTAGAGGCACAAATGATAAGTGAAAACGAATGTTTCTCATCTCTAGAACcaatattcttcttcatctcactctcttgttcatcttcatcaatccATAATCTACTATCCAAACCACTCCTCCTCCTAAACATAAACACAGCACACGGAGGAGTAGAcgatgaagttgaagaagacgatgacgaCGACGCCGTTTTAGACGATGAACTAGTCGAAACAGACGACAACGTTTCTTTGTAGAACCAGTCGTGTAAATCCCACATCATGTCTATAAGCATTCCATCGAAAAACATGGTTTGATTCCCTCTAAAGTTCCACTTAAGCTTCTTCACCGAAAACACTTTCCTCTTATCAACATAAACCGACATCGTTTCAGGACTTTTCACTTTCCATAAATACCCttcctctcctcctcctcctcctcctccgccgcatTGAATCTGTATCTCGTGTTTCCTTCCGACGTCGGAGAATTGAGCTTTCGTCGTGAGCCAACAAGTTCCAGAGAATCTCTCCGTTTTTGAGACTCGCCACGACGACGATGATGACGTGTCTCGCTCGTGGTCAACGTCGCCGACTCCGAGGGTAATCTCGGAATTTACaacgacgacgacgaagaaTCTTCTTATTGGTTCAGGTCCGTTGTTTTCGTACTCTGCTTCCGATAGATCCCAGAGGATCTCGGCGTTGAGTGAACCGGAGGAAGAAGTCAACTTTCTTGATCCTTTAGGTTTTCTGAGTGAAACAGAGTATGATTTCGGCGGCGTTGAGATGACGACGGTGAGATTATCCGACCAGGTGAGTGAAACAGAGACGGGTTTGTCGGAAGATGGGAGATTGGATCTATAAGTGGTGGTTACTGTGTCGGGGATTGAAGGAGGTAATGTCGGAGATATATAGGAATGATTCGATGGACCTGAACAATATGTATCTGATACTTTAATGGCGTGTTCACTGTAACAAGCCGCGAGACCTCTCATGGTTTTCTAACAGaaagggtttgtttttttctcggGAAGGTtagaaaggaagaaactttacAGAGGAAAAGGTTatagatttttggttttggatgcTATACGTGTGAATAAAGAGAGATACTTGAAGTTGAAGGAAGGAAGAACATTTTTTGTGGTCTTTGGAGGGAGAGAAAGTTTTGTGTGGAAAAGGAGCAAAATGAAGTTTAGAGATTCTGTCTTGGGAGATTAGGAACGACGTGGAAGAACATAAGACATGACAGAGAGATTTTTTACCGGGAAactaaaagataaagaaacttGGTGGAGAAATAATATTAGTTAGGGctttatgtattttttggtACGGAAGTTGcagagaagaaatggaagaaagtGATGAATTCTTCTTTGTCCTTGGCGTTTGGATATGTGTTTCATTCGGCCATGTGAAgatgtctctcttctcttctgaCTTTTTGAGTTTCGTCTGGTCTATTATATGgattggtgtttttttttattgttactcttgttgaaaatgtaaaatttaaatacgAATCCATCATTAAATGTAAGTTAGATGTGGAAAAGATGAGCTAACGACAAGAGATTTGCAGAAATgaaatttagatattttgtacCATGTTCCTTGCATTATCAacatttatgaattttaaactcttctcttccccttgatatctttcttttgctgATACAATGCTTGATagtcaattttgtttaatgtgaAACTATCTAGAAATgatgtgtttttaaaattcattttataaTTGAATCATATTTATCGATCGGCCAAAAATATTACTTAGACAGTTAGACCACTTTACTTATGTATCAACAATTTAGTTTTCGATAACATGTCAAGGTTTATGAGTTTCGAACTCAAAGTCTCAAACATCAACTGCAAGTGGAAAATTCTCATAAGGTCGTTAAAGAACTGTCTTTATAAAAAACCCAAGGAACGGACATTAGATAGCTCTTTCAAttgtccaaaaaaagaaaaaaagatggcTCTTTCGTTATGTATTTAAATGAATTGCCACTGCTTCTACgattaaaatcattaattagTATTACTATAACATAATTCATGGAAACaagattaaatatatattgttgcaaacaaacaaatgaactTAAATAATACGTTGACCTGATTTATACAGCTTAGGTTGTAATAAGATGTGTGTGTTTGGTATTTTCTTATAGTCGTTAATTAAAGGAAAATACAAGATAGTATTCCAAATGACGTCTTCGAAAGTAAGAAAAAGTATGCAGTCGTGCAAAATAGAACACGAGATGTGAATAGACTTGACCCTTAACTGATATATTCTAGACATCTTTAATTTCACGTAAAATCTTAGGTTctaaacataattaaagagaaactaagattagaaactgaaaagaaaaaaaagagtccaTCACgaggaaaaaataaagaagacaagaaacgAAACATGATAAATgaacaaaaaggaacaaatCACATCTTGGACTTGTATTTCTCTGAGTGttataaaatttgagaaatgGCATCATGAGTCATCAAGACGGACGAATTGAAAACAAATCGagtctatttttaaaaacaaacacaattgGATAAGCTCATTAAAGCTTACAAGTCAATCATCTTACctacaacaa
It encodes the following:
- the FBA6 gene encoding Aldolase superfamily protein (Aldolase superfamily protein; FUNCTIONS IN: copper ion binding; INVOLVED IN: response to cadmium ion, response to salt stress, pentose-phosphate shunt; LOCATED IN: mitochondrion, plasma membrane, membrane; EXPRESSED IN: 24 plant structures; EXPRESSED DURING: 15 growth stages; CONTAINS InterPro DOMAIN/s: Aldolase-type TIM barrel (InterPro:IPR013785), Fructose-bisphosphate aldolase, class-I (InterPro:IPR000741); BEST Arabidopsis thaliana protein match is: Aldolase superfamily protein (TAIR:AT3G52930.1); Has 5036 Blast hits to 5030 proteins in 977 species: Archae - 0; Bacteria - 714; Metazoa - 1434; Fungi - 8; Plants - 477; Viruses - 0; Other Eukaryotes - 2403 (source: NCBI BLink).), with amino-acid sequence MSSFTSKFADELIANAAYIGTPGKGILAADESTGTIGKRLASINVENVESNRRALRELLFTTPGALPCLSGVILFEETLYQKSSDGTPFVDMLKSAGVLPGIKVDKGTVELAGTNGETTTQGLDGLGDRCKKYYEAGARFAKWRAVLKIGVNEPSQLAIHENAYGLARYAVICQENGLVPIVEPEILVDGSHDIQKCAAVTERVLAACYKALSDHHVLLEGTLLKPNMVTPGSESAKVAPEVIAEHTVRALQRTVPAAVPAIVFLSGGQSEEEATRNLNAMNQLKTKKPWSLSFSFGRALQQSTLKTWGGKEENVKKAQEAFLVRCKANSEATLGAYKGDAKLGEGAAESLHVKDYKY
- the FBA6 gene encoding Aldolase superfamily protein (Aldolase superfamily protein; FUNCTIONS IN: copper ion binding; INVOLVED IN: response to salt stress, pentose-phosphate shunt; LOCATED IN: mitochondrion, plasma membrane, membrane; EXPRESSED IN: 24 plant structures; EXPRESSED DURING: 14 growth stages; CONTAINS InterPro DOMAIN/s: Aldolase-type TIM barrel (InterPro:IPR013785), Fructose-bisphosphate aldolase, class-I (InterPro:IPR000741); BEST Arabidopsis thaliana protein match is: Aldolase superfamily protein (TAIR:AT3G52930.1); Has 30201 Blast hits to 17322 proteins in 780 species: Archae - 12; Bacteria - 1396; Metazoa - 17338; Fungi - 3422; Plants - 5037; Viruses - 0; Other Eukaryotes - 2996 (source: NCBI BLink).); translated protein: MLKSAGVLPGIKVDKGTVELAGTNGETTTQGLDGLGDRCKKYYEAGARFAKWRAVLKIGVNEPSQLAIHENAYGLARYAVICQENGLVPIVEPEILVDGSHDIQKCAAVTERVLAACYKALSDHHVLLEGTLLKPNMVTPGSESAKVAPEVIAEHTVRALQRTVPAAVPAIVFLSGGQSEEEATRNLNAMNQLKTKKPWSLSFSFGRALQQSTLKTWGGKEENVKKAQEAFLVRCKANSEATLGAYKGDAKLGEGAAESLHVKDYKY
- a CDS encoding DUF868 family protein, putative (DUF868) (Plant protein of unknown function (DUF868); CONTAINS InterPro DOMAIN/s: Protein of unknown function DUF868, plant (InterPro:IPR008586); BEST Arabidopsis thaliana protein match is: Plant protein of unknown function (DUF868) (TAIR:AT2G27770.1); Has 289 Blast hits to 289 proteins in 19 species: Archae - 0; Bacteria - 0; Metazoa - 1; Fungi - 2; Plants - 285; Viruses - 0; Other Eukaryotes - 1 (source: NCBI BLink).), whose protein sequence is MRGLAACYSEHAIKVSDTYCSGPSNHSYISPTLPPSIPDTVTTTYRSNLPSSDKPVSVSLTWSDNLTVVISTPPKSYSVSLRKPKGSRKLTSSSGSLNAEILWDLSEAEYENNGPEPIRRFFVVVVVNSEITLGVGDVDHERDTSSSSSWRVSKTERFSGTCWLTTKAQFSDVGRKHEIQIQCGGGGGGGGEEGYLWKVKSPETMSVYVDKRKVFSVKKLKWNFRGNQTMFFDGMLIDMMWDLHDWFYKETLSSVSTSSSSKTASSSSSSSTSSSTPPCAVFMFRRRSGLDSRLWIDEDEQESEMKKNIGSRDEKHSFSLIICASKK